One segment of Phragmites australis chromosome 13, lpPhrAust1.1, whole genome shotgun sequence DNA contains the following:
- the LOC133889033 gene encoding uncharacterized protein LOC133889033, with protein sequence MQCPMDSTDSKASVVIKFHNIVNETSSHSSPSHPATDRSKRHCFGNEATEQCPLTANPSILLHVLSSYELDPKDLAALEGTCKFFRNPANFQQDVALSLAELAALDMCRQKAMFRPMKHEEKERLKQRCGGSWKLVLKYMLVGEKNYRREKSQVIAGPGHSIVVTTKGDVYSFGANCSGQLGLGNTEDQFKPCHIRSLQGIRIIQAAVGSRRTMLVSDMGSVYTFGQDIFGGLEFIGTAAVNYTSSPKLVESLKGIFVVQASIGGYFSAVLSREGQVYTFSWGRDKRLGHSSDLTDVEPRLLSGPLEDALVVQIAAGNCYLLMLAYQPAGMSVYSVGCGLGGKLGHGCKINEGIPKLIEHFQKVGIKPLSISAGAFHAAVLGGDGRVFTWGWNTYGCLGHGDEEECMTFPTAVAGLRTVKAMHVSAGQNTTFVVANNGDVYSFGWGDSFNLGFQVENADVRTPKLVTSLAGLKEKVVQISATNTWDWLNEDMGGSHTIALAESGKLYAFGGGTKGQLGVKLAEGQETVRIPAHVAMDLI encoded by the exons ATGCAGTGCCCAATGGATTCTACAGACAGCAAAGCCTCCGTGGTTATAAAGTTCCACAATATTGTGAATGAGACCAGCTCCCACTCTTCTCCATCGCATCCAGCAACGGATCGCTCAAAACGTCATTGCTTTGGAAATGAAGCCACAGAGCAATGCCCCCTCACTGCAAACCCGTCCATTCTCCTCCATGTGCTCTCATCCTACGAGCTGGACCCTAAAGATCTGGCTGCTTTGGAG GGTACTTGTAAATTCTTCAGGAACCCTGCAAACTTCCAGCAGGACGTTGCGCTGTCTCTTGCAGAACTTGCAGCATTGGATATGTGCCGTCAAAAGGCCATGTTTAGGCCAATGAAGCACGAGGAAAAGGAGCGGTTGAAGCAGCGTTGTGGAGGCTCTTGGAAGCTCGTCCTTAAATACATGTTGGTCGGCGAGAAGAATTACCGCCGTGAGAAATCTCAGGTTATTGCTGGACCAGGCCACAGCATTGTTGTCACAACAAAGGGTGATGTGTATTCATTCGGCGCAAATTGCTCGGGGCAGCTTGGCCTTGGGAATACAGAAGACCAGTTCAAACCATGCCATATTAG GTCTCTGCAAGGCATCAGAATCATACAAGCTGCGGTTGGGTCAAGGCGGACAATGCTTGTGAGCGACATGGGAAGTGTGTACACATTTGGACAGGATATTTTCGGAGGGCTGGAATTCATTGGGACTGCTGCCGTTAACTACACCAGCAGTCCAAAGTTGGTGGAATCACTGAAAGGTATCTTTGTAGTTCAAGCATCTATAGGAGGCTACTTCTCTGCAGTTCTGTCTAGAGAGGGTCAGGTTTATACTTTCTCTTGGGGGCGCGATAAGAGGCTTGGTCATAGTTCAGATCTTACTGATGTCGAGCCTCGTCTTCTCTCTGGACCGCTTGAGGATGCTCTTGTTGTGCAGATTGCTGCCGGCAATTGCTATCTCCTTATGTTGGCCTATCAACCAGCTGGAAT GTCGGTTTACTCGGTAGGCTGCGGTTTAGGAGGCAAGCTTGGGCATGGATGCAAGATAAACGAGGGGATACCAAAGTTGATCGAACATTTTCAGAAAGTGGGTATAAAGCCATTGTCGATTTCAGCAGGCGCTTTCCATGCTGCAGTTCTGGGTGGCGATGGACGTGTATTCACCTGGGGGTGGAATACCTACGGTTGTCTGGGAcatggagatgaagaagaatgtATGACCTTCCCCACGGCAGTGGCAGGCttgaggactgtgaaggctatGCATGTCTCAGCTGGCCAAAACACCACCTTCGTCGTCGCAAATAATGGCGACGTCTACTCCTTTGGATGGGGGGACTCATTTAATTTGGGTTTTCAG GTGGAGAATGCAGATGTCCGAACCCCCAAGTTAGTCACTTCACTTGCTGGGCTAAAGGAAAAGGTTGTGCAGATTAGCGCAACAAACACTTGGGATTGGCTTAACGAAGATATGGGGGGTTCACATACAATCGCCCTCGCAGAATCCGGTAAGCTGTATGCGTTTGGGGGAGGTACCAAAGGCCAGCTTGGTGTCAAGCTTGCTGAGGGCCAGGAAACAGTAAGAATCCCGGCTCATGTCGCCATGGATCTCATCTAG